The genomic DNA GTCTACCAGTTCAACCCGCCAGTCACGCTCGCGATTCTTGCCGGCTTTATGTGCAACCGGCGCGTGATGGTTCAGGGCCTGCATGGCACGGGGAAGTCGTCGCATATCGAGCAGGTCGCGGCACGCCTGAACTGGCCCTGCGTGCGGATCAATCTCGACGGTCATATCAGCCGGCTCGATCTGGTCGGCAAGGATGCGATCGTCGTGCGCGATGGCGCGCAGGTGACCGAGTTTCAGGAGGGCATCGTGCCGTGGGCGCTGCAGCGGCCAGTCGCGCTCGTGTTCGACGAATACGATGCGGGGCGCCCCGATGTGATGTTCGTGATTCAGCGCATCCTTGAAACGGACGGCAAGTTCACGCTGCTCGATCAGAACCGCGTGATTCATCCGCATCCGGCGTTCCGGCTGTTTGCCACCGCCAACACGGTCGGGCTCGGTAACCTGAACGGGCTTTATCACGGTACGCAGGCGCTCAATCATGCGCAGATCGACCGCTGGAATGTGGTTGCTAATCTCGACTATCTGTCGCGTGACGACGAGATTCGCATTGTGCTGGCGCGTGTGCCCGAACTCGCCGATGCACGCGGCCGCGAGCTCGTCGAATCGATGGTGAGCGTGGCCGAGCTGACGCGCAAGGGCTTTGCGACCGGCGATCTGTCGACGCTGATGTCGCCGCGAACCGTGATCAACTGGGCGGAGAATATCGGCATCTTTCGCGATGCGGGGCTCGCGTTTTGCCTCACGTTCCTGAATAAATGCGATGAGGCCGAGCGGCCGATCGTGGCTGAATACTTTCAGCGGGCGTTCGACAAGGAGCTTCCGTCGTTCGAAGGCGCCGGCGCGCTTGCGGTGGAAACGCGATGAACGACACGGAGCGTGCCGCGATGCAGCGCGCCGCGCGGGCCGAAGCATTGCGCGCGGCGACCGTGCGCGCGCTTACCGGCGATGCGGCCTTGCATTACAGCGGTGGCCGGTTGTGCCGGAATATGACGCCGTTGCCGTTTCATGCACCACATCTTCGCGTCACGCAGGACGAGCGGGCGGCGATGGCGGCATCGGCGGGGCACGTGGTTGCATCGGCGTGCTCGTCCTCAGTGTCGTCCTCAGTTGCGTCCGCAGTGTGGTCCTCAGTTGCATCCTTCCGCGGCTCAGCCGATAGCGCCGCGTTGCGCACGCTTCATTCGGATACCGAATGGCACAGGCAGCACATGCCCGCCGATCCCGTCGAACGGCTGCTGTTCGAATCGTTTGAGCAGTTGCGTTGCGAATCGCTGCTGCCGCCCGGCATGCCGGGTCTCGCACACAATCTGCGCGCGCGTTTTGACGCGTGGTCGCGCGGCGTCTATCTGTCGGGTGTGATCGATGGCGATGCCGGCCTGCTGCTCTATACCGTCGCGCAGATGTGCTGGTCGCGTTTATCGGGCTGGCCGGTGCTGGAGGAAACCGAAGGGTTGATCGAAGCCACGCGTGCATCGATCGCGCCGGCGATCGGCGTGGCGCTTGCCGGCATGCGGCGCACGCGTCACGATCAACACGCCTTTGCGGTTCATGCGCTCGACCTTGCGCAGCGCGTAAGGTCGATGATGGACGCACGGCGCGCCGCCGGCCTCGAAGACGACGATGCCCAAAACCAGCAGAACGAAGAAGCGGCGCGCAACGCGTTTTCGCTCTTTCTCGAATTTGACGACGGTGATGACGAAGGCATCGCGCTCGCTCATACGGGCGAGAGCAGGGTGCTGCGCGCATCGGAGCACGGCTATCGCGTGTTCACGAACCGCTACGACCGCGAAGCTTATGCGGCGAGCTTCGTGCGCAAGGCGCTGCTTGCCGAATACCGCGAGCGTCTCGACGAACGCATCCGGGCGCAGCCCGTCAACGTTGCAAGGCTCGCGCGCATGCTGAAGGCGGCGCTTGCCGTGCCGGAACGCGACGACTGGTCGTTTGGCGAGGAAAGCGGGCGCATCGACGGCCGCCGGCTCGCGCAACTGGTCAGCTCGCCGGCCGAGCGGCGCCTGTTCCGTCTCGAGCGGCACACGCTGATTTCCGGAGCGATCGTCGGCTTTCTGATCGACTGCTCGGGCTCGATGAGAGCGCAGATCGAGCCCGTGGCAATGCTTGTGGACGTGCTTGCGCGTGCGCTCGATTGCGCTGGCATTGCGAGCGAAATTCTCGGCTTTACGACGGGCGCGTGGAACGGCGGGCGGGCGCGATCGGACTGGCTCGCTAACGGACGGCCCGAACATCCTGGGCGGCTCAACGAAGTGCTGAATCTCGTCTTCAAGGATGCCGACACGAGCTGGCGCCGCGCGCGTGCCGATATTGCCGCCTTGCTCAAAGGCGACCTGTTCCGCGAAGGTGTGGACGGCGAAGCGGTCGAATGGGCCTGCAACCGGATGCGCGCGCATGCGGCCAACCGCCGTGTGCTGATCGTCATATCGGATGGCAGTCCGATGGATGCGGCCACCCATCAGGCCAACGACGCGTACTACCTCGACAATCATCTGAAGCAGGTTGTCGCGCAGCAGCGCGCGTACGGCGATGTCGACGTGCTGGGTCTCGGCGTCGGGCTCGATTTGAGCCCGTATTACCGGTATTCGCTTGCGGTGGATCTGTCGGTTGCGCCCGATATGGCGTTGTTCTCCGAGGTGGTCCGCTGGATCGGCAAACCCGCGGCGGCCTGAGCCTGCACGCAGGTCACTGCGATCACATAGAAGATATCGTCGGCGCAGCAGCCTCGCGATAAATCGTTGGCCGGCTTGTGCAGGCCTTGCAGCAGCGGGCCGATCGCCTTCGCGCCGCCGATGCGCTCGGCGAGCTTGTAGCCGATATTCCCCGCATCGAGACTCGGAAAAATCAGCGTGTTCGCATGCCCCTCGACTTGCGAGTGATGCACCTTGCGCAGCGCGATTTCCGCGACGATCGCGGCATCGAGCTGCACATCGCCGTCGATCGCGAGGCCCGGTCGGGCCGCCTGCACGAGATGAGTGGCCGCCACGACCTTGTCGACGGCTGCGTGTTTCGCGCTGCCGCTCGTCGAAAACGACAGCATCGCGACGCGCGGTTCTTCCATCAGCAGACTGCGCGCGCTATCCGCGGCGGCCATCGCGATTTCCGACAACTGCTCCGCGTCGGGATCGACGACGAGCGCGCAGTCGGAAAAAATCAGCCCGCCTTTCATGGTGTGGAAGGGCTCGCACAACATCATCAGAAAGAAGCTCGAGACGAGCTTGAACGACGGGCGGACGCCGATCACCTGTATCGCCGTGCGCACGACGTCCGCGGTGGTGTTGACGGCGCCCGCAATCGATCCGTCCGCGTGACCGAGCCGTACCATCAGGTTCGCGAAGCACAGCGGATGCAGCACTTCGTGTTGCGCCTGCTCGAGCGTCATGCCTTTCTTGCTACGCAGAGCGAACAGTTCGTCGGCGCAGGCAGATGTGAACGCGGATGCGGCAGGATCGACGATGTCGATGCCGGCAAGATCGACGCTGGCTTTTTGCGCAGCATGCCGCGTGCGCTCGGGGTCGCCGACCAGCACGATGCGCGCAATGCCCGCGACAGTCGCGCGTTGCGCGGCCTCCAGAATCCGTGCGTCTTCGCTTTCGCACATCACGATACGCATCGGGTGCGCACGCGCCTGCTCGATGATCCGGTTGATCGCTTTCATGGCTGCGCCGTGCGGTTCGACTTCCTGGTCATCCTCATCGAATCGGCATTCCCGGCACGCGCGGTGTTGATCCGCGCGCGGCCGGAAATGCCGCGCTCATCCCACTCAGACGCGGACTTAGACGTAGTCCTTGTACTTGTCGAGCAGGCGCACGGGCTTCGAGAGCGCATCGCGGCGGAACGGATCGCCGAGTTCACGCGTGCACATGATTTCGACGATCGTGGTTTTGCCGTGATTCATCTGCATGTCGATCGCTTTCTTCAGCGCGGGGCCGACGTCTTCGAGCCTGTCGACGACGATGCCTTCGGCGCCCATCGCCTTCGCGATGCCCGCAAAGCTCGGGCTATCGAGTTCGCCGGCCACGAAACGCCGGTTGTAGAAGTCGACCTGGTTCTTCTTTTCCGCACCCCACTGGCGGTTATGGAACACGACCGCGGTGACAGGGATGTTGTGGCGCACGCAGGTGAGGGTCTCCATCAGGCTCATGCCCCATGCGCCGTCGCCCGCATAGGACACGGCCGGCCGGTGCGGCGCGGCGACCTTCGCGCCGATGATGGTCGGGAACGCGTAGCCGCAGTTGCCCCAGCTCATCGCGGCGAAGAAGCTGCGCGGCCGGTTAAAGCGCAGGTAGCTGTTGGCGATCGAATTGATGTTGCCGATGTCGGTGGACACCATCACGTCTTCCGGCATGGCTTTTTCGAGCTCGCGCAGCACCTGGCGCGGATGCAGATACTGGCCGCCGGTCGGCGTGCGTTCGTTTTTCTGTTCCTCGATCATGTCGAGGCTGAACGGGTCGCGTTCGTGCGTCCATTCGTCGAGTTCTTTTTCCCACGCGGCCTTTTCGGCGGCGATCTGGCTCGCACGCGCTTCGCGCGTCGCATCGCTGGTAAGCGTGCGGCCCTTCAGGCGCTCGGTCAGGGCAATGGCGGTGGCCTTCGCGTCGCCGCAAATGCCGACCGAAATCTTTTTGACGAGGCCGAGCATCTTGTGATCGGCGTCGATCTGGATGATTTTCGCGTTCTGCGGCCAGTATTCGAGGCCGTGCTGCGGCAGCGTGCCGAACGGCCCCAAGCGCGAGCCGAGTGCGATCACGAGATCGGCCTGCGCAAGCAGCTTCATGGCCGCCTTCGAGCCCTGGTAGCCGAGCGGTCCGCACCACAACGGATGACGTGCCGGGAACGAGTCGTTGTGCAGATAGCTGTTGACGACCGGCGCGCCGAGCCGCTCGGCCAGCGCCTTGCATTCGTCGATGGCATCGGCCATGACCACACCGCCGCCCGAGATGATGACGGGGAATTTCGCCTGCGCGATCAGATCGGCCGCTTCGTTAAGGCGCTGATCGCCGCCGGCGCCGCGGTCGAGCCGCTGCGGCTGCGGAATCTCAGCCTTGATCTGGCCGTAGAAGTAGTCGCGCGGAATGTTGAGCTGCGTCGGGCCCATCTCGGACATCGCGCGGTCGAAGCAGCGGGCCGTGAACTCGGCCATGCGCGCGGGGTGCGTAACGTGCCCCTGGTACTTGGTGAACTCCTGGAACATCGGCAACTGCTTCGCTTCCTGGAAGCCGCCGAGGCCGATGCCCATCGTGCCCGCTTCGGGCGTCACGACGACGACGGGGCTATGCGCCCAGTAGGCCGCCGCGATCGCGGTGACGCAATTGCTGATGCCGGGGCCGTTCTGGCCGATGACCACACCGTGGCGCCCCGAGACGCGCGCATAGCCGTCGGCCATATGGCCCGCGCCCTGTTCGTGGACCACGGGAATGAGGCGAATACCGGCCGGCGCGAAGATGTCCATCGCGTCCATAAACGCGGAGCCCATGATGCCGAACATGTCTGTCACGCCGTTGGCGGCGAGGGTTTCGACGAACGCCTCGGAAGGCGTCATGGCCTGCGGACCGGTGACGGTGGCCGTGCTGGGGTTCGAATGCGCCTGATCGTGCTCGCTCATGGTGTCTCCGTACTTACATTAAACGGAACGAAATGTTCCTGAATATTTGTGCATGAGACGAATGTAGGTCATCGATAGTTCGTCGTCAACCTGTTTCGACAAATAAACGGTACGTATTGTCTCTAAAAATTTGATGGATGGTCGTGGACAAGAGGGTGGCGGCCGTGCGGCCGGCACTTTCGTGGCGCAACCCCGTCGCGCGGTAGTGACCCTCGCCGCGCCGATCGTCAGCCCTTGCCATCCGCGACAAATCGGAACGCGGTAAACGCCTGACAAAAATCCGGGTTACCTGGTATGCACCTTGGGATTAGGGTTCCGCCATGAAAGCTTTAAGTCCCTCTTTAAAGCGGCCAATCCGTCAGTGCTGGTTCATATTCAATTCGGATATTCGCATGGGATAACTAACGATTAAATTCGGCAAGACATTTAATTTGCTTTTTTTGAACAGGAAGATTTCGTAGTGTTTGGGTGGCGATTTAACGAGTGCGCTTCGCGCTGGGACGCTTTGCTTCGTCAGCCCTCGCGCCACGCATGTGTTTATGCACTAGCCTTGCTTTCCAGCGCAACCGCCACACTGAGGTCGAATCGCCGTGTGACCAGAATCGACTGCTGCTAATCGAGGGTTGAATGATTAGTCTGAAGATTGATTTGCCACATCAGTAGTGCCAAGAACTGAATAACTTGGGAACTGGCATGAGAAACCGATACGAAATAATCGATGCATTGCGCTTTATTCTCGCCGCGTGGGTGGCGATAGGGCACCTCGGCCATTTCCCCATTTTCGGCAAGCAGGCGATCGGCGCGACCGGCGCCATTCATTCGCTCGATCGATTCACGCATACGTTGATATGGGGCCTGCCGGCGGTCATGGCGTTTTTCGTGATATCGGGTTTTTGCATCCACACGCCGTTCAGGCGGCCCGGCAAGATTCCCATCCTGAGGTTCTACCTGCGGCGCTATATCCGCGTGCTTGCGCCGGTCGTGGTGACCGTGTTGCTGATGTCGCATCTGTTCCCGGAGATGCATATCCTCGGCAGCGATTCGATCTTGTGGAAGAGCATGCTGTGGAGCCTTGTCTGCGAGGAGATCTACTACGCGGTTTATCCGGTGCTTCGCGCGATTCGCTTCAAGGTGGGCTGGTGGCCCGTGATGGGCGTCACGATAGCGACGAGCATCGTGCTATCCGATGTTTATCACCGGGCACCCGAATGGTCCGATATCGGTCCGGTCGCGACCGCGCTGATCCTGTTTCCCGTCTGGATCAGCGGGTGCATCCTCGCTGAAAAGGCACACGCGCTAAAACCGTTGGAAAGCGCCTGGACGATATGGTCGTGGCGCATGGCCGCTTGGCTCACGATGTGGGTCAGCGAGTTCCTGCTGTTCCATGTGGGCGTTTCGAAGGTCGTGAGCATGATGTACGTCGGCGGCGTGGCGTATTTCTGGATTCGCGCGGAGATCGCGTATCACAAGGACCGGGCGGCGTCTCCGGTGCTCGCGGCGGCCGGTGCGTTCAGTTATTCGTTGTATCTGGTCCACCCGAGCGTCCTCGAAGGCGTGAAGCGTTACGTGCCCGCGGTCGATGAATACACGCGTTCGGGATGGCTGTTTACGGCGATATTGACGCTCGTGTACGCGTACATTTTTTATCTGCTGATCGAGGCGCCGTCGCATCGGCTTGCCAAGGGCGTCAAGCTTTCGCCGGTAAAGCCGGCGGTCGTGACCAAAGAACTGGTTTAGGCGGGTCAGCGTGGGATCAGGCCGGGGTCAGGCGAGGGGGACAAAAATCGGCAATATTTGCACGCGCGATTGCTGCGATTATTGCGTCAAATTCGCGTCAAATGAAAGGAACGGGCGGAAAGCCGGGGCGGGATTCGCCTCAACGGGATAGAAATGCGGCTCGCGGGCGAGATAACGCTGCAAGGTCCAGCCATATGAACTAATATCGCCGGTTTGACCTTTTGTGTAAACGCTGAATCAGATATGTCCACGCCGCCGAAGATTATCTACACCCTCACCGATGAAGCTCCCGCGCTTGCCACATACTCGCTGCTACCGATCGTCAAAGCTTTTACGCGATCGTCGGGCATCACGGTCGAAACCCGTGACATCTCGCTCGCGGGCCGCATCATCGCTGCATTTCCTGACGTTCTGAAAGCTGAGCAGAAGGGTTCCGACGATCTCGCGGAACTCGGCGAGCTCACCACGCGTCCCGAAGCGAACATCATCAAGCTGCCGAATATCAGCGCATCTGTGCCGCAGTTGAAAGACGCGATCACTGAACTGCGCGATCTCGGATACAAGCTGCCGTCGTATCCCGACCAGGCTAAAACCGACGCCGAAAAAGACGTCAAGGCGCGTTACGACAAGATCAAGGGCAGCGCCGTGAATCCGGTCTTGCGCGAGGGCAATTCGGATCGCCGCGCGCCGCTGTCGGTGAAGAACTATGCGCGCAAGCATCCGCACAAGATGGGCGCGTGGAGCGCGGAATCGAAGACGCACGTGTCGAGCATGAGCCACGGCGATTTTTACGGCAGCGAGAAGTCGGCGCTGATCGGCGAGGCGGGCAGCGTTCGCATCGAACTGACGGCGGCCGACGGCGCGAAGACGGTGCTGAAAGAGAAGGTGGCGGTGCGCGCGGGCGAGATCATCGACGCGTCCGTGATGAGTCGCAAGGCACTGCGCACGTTCCTCGAAGCGCAGATCGCCGATGCGAAGGAAAAGGGCGTGCTGTTCTCCGTGCACCTGAAAGCGACCATGATGAAGGTCTCGGACCCGATTCTGTTCGGCGAGGTCGTGTCGGCTTTCTACAAGGATGTGCTGGCTAAACACGCGGATACGCTGGCTGCGGCGGGCTTCAATCCGAACAACGGCATTGGCGATCTGTACGCACGGCTCGGCGATCTGCCAGCGAGCGTGCGCGACGCGATCGAAGCGGATATCGCTGCGCAATACGCACAGCGCCCGAGCCTCGCGATGGTCAATTCGGACAAGGGCATTACCAATCTGCACGTGCCGAGCGATGTGATTATCGACGCGTCGATGCCTGCGATGATTCGCGAGTCGGGCAAGATGTGGGGCGTGGACGGCGCGCTGTACGACGCGAAGGCGGTCATTCCGGACCGCTGCTATGCCGGCGTCTACCAGGCGACGATCGAAGACTGCAAGCAGCATGGCCCGTTCGACCCGATCACGATGGGCAGCGTGCCGAACGTCGGCCTGATGGCGCAGGCGGCCGAAGAGTACGGTTCACACGACAAGACTTTCCAGATCGCGGCCGACGGTGTGGTGCGCGTGACCGACGCGGCCGGCAAGGTGCTGCTCGAGCACACCGTTCAAACCGGCGACATCTGGCGTTTGTGCCAGACCAAGGATGCGGCCGTGCAGGACTGGGTCAAGCTCGCGGTCAATCGCGCGCGTGCTTCGCACACGCCGGCGGTGTTCTGGCTGGACGCTAACCGCGCGCACGATGCGCAGCTGATCAAAAAGGTCGAGAACTACCTCCAGCAGCACGACGTGAGCGGCCTCGATATCCGTGTGCTGGCGCCGGTCGACGCGACGCGTTTCTCGCTTGAGCGTATTCGCGCGGGCAAGGACACGATTTCGGTGACCGGCAACGTGCTGCGCGATTACCTGACGGATCTGTTCCCGATCATGGAACTCGGCACCAGCGCGAAGATGCTGTCGATCGTGCCGCTGATGGCCGGTGGCGGCATGTTCGAAACCGGCGCGGGTGGCTCGGCGCCGAAGCATGTCCAGCAGCTGGTGCAGGAAGGTTTCCTGCGCTGGGATTCGCTTGGCGAGTTTCTCGCGCTGGCGGCGTCGCTCGAGCATCTGGGCGCCGCATACGGCAATGCGAAGGCCAAGGTGCTGGCCACTACGCTCGATGAAGCGACGGGCAAGCTGCTCGACCTGAACCGGTCGCCGGCGCGCAAGGTCGGCGGAATCGACAATCGCGGCAGCCATTTCTATCTGAGCCTGTATTGGGCCGAGGCGCTGGCGAAGCAGACCGACGACGCCGAACTGAGCGCGCAATTCAAGGGCGTCGCTGCGGCGCTGGCCGAGAATGAGGCGCGCATCGTCGAAGAACTGGCGGCCGCGCAAGGTAAGCCCGTGAATATCGGCGGTTACTATCGCCCGAACACCGACCTCGCGGGCAAGGCCATGCGGCCGAGCTCGACGATGAATCGCGTGATCGACGCCATCGCGTAATGCAACATGGAGGCGGCTATCGAAGCCGCCTCCTGAATTCTCCGGCAATCCAATCCGCGCGACGGGTTGCCGATTCGCTCCTCTCCCGCCAACCGCCTCTTCTTTACTGTCTCAGCGTAAGGCGACGACTTCCACGTAACGCTGATGATGGTTTGGCGACCATGCAGCTTTCACCCCTGCAGACTTTCAGTCTTTGAGCCCCGGTCTCCGCACGGATGCGCGGAGCAGACACAGCGACGCAGCGAGCAAGACGAGATCCTTAAGCAGAAACTGGCCAGGCGCAGCGGAAATTGCCGGAAAACCGCCCGCAGTCGGTTCTGCTACACCGGGTGTGCTCAAAAAGAAGGTGAGCGTAATGAGGTACGTCATTGCGGACATCGCTGCCCCCAACGCGGAGAAGAACGGCTTGAACGCGCCAATGATGAGCGCAGCAGCGGTCGATAACTCCAGCACGCCAATGACCTCGCTCGCCCCTCTGACACCGAACACCGTGTGCAGCCAACTCATAAAGGGACTATGCGCGATGAACGGAGCGATCCCGTTTGCTTCGTACATCGTGAATTTCATGCCGCCGAACCAGAGAAAGACGACGACAAGCGCCCACCTGAGCAGAACAAATACAGATAGGGATCCAACGCTCTTTTCAGCGATTTGTAGACGAAGTTGATTTTCACCATGGGTCATTTGCGGTCTCTCTTTCAAGTCAGTTGTATATGCTTGCCGTCAGGCAACGATCTGATGCGCTGGAAGCGCGTCATCTGTTTGCGTGCCTGACGCACCGGATTACTTCACTCCGACGCTCAGCGCCTTGTCGTCGTTATCGACCATCAGCACCGTCAGCAGCTTCGCGGATTTCGTCTTGCTCGCATTGCGGCTAACACGGTGCAGGGCACCAGGTTCCCCATAAAAGCATTCCCCGGTGTGATAGACCCGCTTCGGGCCGTCGCTCACTTGCGACTCGATAGCGCCTGAGACGACGTAGCCAAAGATGAAGACTGACTTTGCATCCTCCTGCGACAGAGCATCTCCGCCGGGGGCATAGTCAGCGACCACCACAGTCAACGACTTGCCGGGAATGCAGGGGAAAAACAATTTCATCCGTTGCCAGCCTTCAGGAGTGGGTCGAAGTTTTCGGATTGTGCGGTATCGATGGAAGGGCTACCCGGTATTACTTAAGCGGGGTGGTCAGCGCCTTGTCGTCGGTATCCACTACGAACACCGCGAGCAGCTTCGCGGGTTTTGTGCGGCTCGCATTGCGGCTAACACGGTGCACTCCGCCGGGTTCCTCGAAGAAGCTTTCGCCTGCGTGATAGACCCGCTTCGGGCCGTCGTTCACCTGCGACTCGATAGCGCCCGAGACGACGTAGGCATAGATGAAGGCCGACTTCGCATGCTCGTGCGACGGCGACGCTCCGCCCGGGGCATAGTCCACGACTACGGCGATCAACGACTTGCCGGGAATGTTGGAAATAGGGTGATCAAAGGTTGGCATGACCTTTTCGCCGGAGCCATGTGCCGCAGCCGGCCACGCTGCAAGAAGCGCCAGGGCCGCAAACGAAGCACCCATCCAGGATCGAATCTTCATGAACATGCTCTCCTTTAGAACCGTGTTTAAGACCCTCGTATCGTTGCTTTTTATGCCTGGGCGCAAATAATAAAATCGAAGGTCACGTTTAATAGTGAGGACGGCAATCGAGATAACAGGCGCAACGTATCGCGTTCTTCATCCATTTTAAGATCACGTCGACCTTTATTCACGGCATCATGAGTACATAGTTGCTATACGCTGGTATGGGCGACGGCAATACGGCTTGGACCTTAGAATTGCGACGAGCGATGCGAGCAAAGATGATTCGCAGATCCGACCTGGACAGATGTGCCACGAACTGTGCACACGCTGTACCTACACGGCCGTTTTAATTCTTGAATCATCGGCACACCATAGTCAATAAGGGATGCAGATAATCGCATCCCTTTGTCGTGAAGCTTCGATGGTGCGTTAAAGGAGACGCGTGCTGGGCGGCGCCTTCTTCGCTCGAGCGAGCCACAACGCGCGGTCCGGCCTGCAACACATGAGTCTCGCTCCCGACGAGGCGACCTCTGCAGGTCCAGGCCGTCGATAGACGGACGGATCGTCCAGGCTGTTTTGATCCTTTTTCGCTTTTTCTTGAGCGAATCCAGTCTCGAAAAGGCTATCGCGGCCGCCTAAAGTAGAGGCTCACAACTACCTGATGAGGGTTCGCACCACGAGCGGTAACGGTAGTCCTGCTGTCGGATCCACCACCCGCGACGATGTCGAATGCCTGCGGGGCGGATAAGCCGGCTTGCCGGGCGCATATAGCGCTGCTCAACGTGAATCCATCACCTGCACATAGGAACGCTCATGACAAACGAAATCACCACGACCAACGCGGTCATCGAATCGATGCTGAGCCGCAGCGCCGCCAAGTACTACGACGCCTCTGCCACCTTGAGCGACGATGTAATCCGCGATCTCGTGCAAATCGGCACTTCGGCGCCGACGTCCTTCCACTTGCAAAACTGGCGCTTCATCGCGGTACGCACACCTGAAGCCAAAGCACGGCTCAAGCCGATTGCGTGGAACCAGCCTGCGATTACCGATGCGGCGGTGACTTTTATCGTCTGTGGCCAGTTAGTCGATACGAGCGTCATCCCGGAGCGTCTGGCGCCGCTGGTCAAAGCGGGCGTCATGCCGGCAAGCATGGTGCCGGAATGGGAAATCCCCGCACGCAATCTGTATATGGCGTACCCGCAGCGCCGGCGCGACGAGGCAGTTCGTAGCGCGACCTTCGGCGCAGCCGCGATGATCTATGCGGCCCGCTCGCTAGGCCTGGGGTCGACGCCGATGATCGGCTTCGATGCCGATGCGGTGCATCGCGAGTTCGGACTCGCTGACGACGAAGTGCCGGTCATGCTGTTGTCGGTCGGACCGGAACGTGCCGGGAACTGGGCGCAGAAGCCGCGCCGTCCGGTGGCCGATGTGCTGGACCTCGTTTAATTTTCTTGTGAAGCATTCATCTACGGAGATCATGATGCCGAGAATTACCTTGCCCACGCCGGAACAAGTGCCGGCCGATTCGAAGCCGACGCTCGATGCGTTCACCAAAAACATCGGGTTCACCCCGACCATGATGGCGATATTCGCGCAGAGCCCGATCGCGTTCAACTCATGGGCCACGTTGCTCGGCTCCCTGAGCAAGGCGCTCGACGTGAAGACGCGCGACAGCATCGGTCTCGCGGTCTCGGAAGTGAACGGCTGCAACTACTGCCTGACGGTTCACAGCTTTACGGCCGAGCATATGGCCCGTCTTCCGGCCGATGAAATCATTCTTGCGCGGAAGGGCCATGCCACCGATCCAAAGCGCGACGCCGCGGTGCAGTTTGCGCGCAAAGTCATCGAGACGCGCGGCAAGGTCAGTGACGCCGATCTGAAGGCGGTCCGCGATGCGGGCTACACCGATGCGAATGTCATGGAGATCATCGCGCTGGTGGCCCAGTACTCGCTGACGAACTTTTTCAACAACGTGTTCGATCCCGA from Paraburkholderia edwinii includes the following:
- a CDS encoding AAA family ATPase, which produces MSGPTGGPYEERDVTEIETGKPDRSVDARSVFGIDVDLKVPAFSERDDHVPEIDDVYQFNPPVTLAILAGFMCNRRVMVQGLHGTGKSSHIEQVAARLNWPCVRINLDGHISRLDLVGKDAIVVRDGAQVTEFQEGIVPWALQRPVALVFDEYDAGRPDVMFVIQRILETDGKFTLLDQNRVIHPHPAFRLFATANTVGLGNLNGLYHGTQALNHAQIDRWNVVANLDYLSRDDEIRIVLARVPELADARGRELVESMVSVAELTRKGFATGDLSTLMSPRTVINWAENIGIFRDAGLAFCLTFLNKCDEAERPIVAEYFQRAFDKELPSFEGAGALAVETR
- a CDS encoding cobaltochelatase CobT-related protein codes for the protein MNDTERAAMQRAARAEALRAATVRALTGDAALHYSGGRLCRNMTPLPFHAPHLRVTQDERAAMAASAGHVVASACSSSVSSSVASAVWSSVASFRGSADSAALRTLHSDTEWHRQHMPADPVERLLFESFEQLRCESLLPPGMPGLAHNLRARFDAWSRGVYLSGVIDGDAGLLLYTVAQMCWSRLSGWPVLEETEGLIEATRASIAPAIGVALAGMRRTRHDQHAFAVHALDLAQRVRSMMDARRAAGLEDDDAQNQQNEEAARNAFSLFLEFDDGDDEGIALAHTGESRVLRASEHGYRVFTNRYDREAYAASFVRKALLAEYRERLDERIRAQPVNVARLARMLKAALAVPERDDWSFGEESGRIDGRRLAQLVSSPAERRLFRLERHTLISGAIVGFLIDCSGSMRAQIEPVAMLVDVLARALDCAGIASEILGFTTGAWNGGRARSDWLANGRPEHPGRLNEVLNLVFKDADTSWRRARADIAALLKGDLFREGVDGEAVEWACNRMRAHAANRRVLIVISDGSPMDAATHQANDAYYLDNHLKQVVAQQRAYGDVDVLGLGVGLDLSPYYRYSLAVDLSVAPDMALFSEVVRWIGKPAAA
- the pta gene encoding phosphate acetyltransferase → MKAINRIIEQARAHPMRIVMCESEDARILEAAQRATVAGIARIVLVGDPERTRHAAQKASVDLAGIDIVDPAASAFTSACADELFALRSKKGMTLEQAQHEVLHPLCFANLMVRLGHADGSIAGAVNTTADVVRTAIQVIGVRPSFKLVSSFFLMMLCEPFHTMKGGLIFSDCALVVDPDAEQLSEIAMAAADSARSLLMEEPRVAMLSFSTSGSAKHAAVDKVVAATHLVQAARPGLAIDGDVQLDAAIVAEIALRKVHHSQVEGHANTLIFPSLDAGNIGYKLAERIGGAKAIGPLLQGLHKPANDLSRGCCADDIFYVIAVTCVQAQAAAGLPIQRTTSENNAISGATDRSTASEYR
- the xsc gene encoding sulfoacetaldehyde acetyltransferase yields the protein MSEHDQAHSNPSTATVTGPQAMTPSEAFVETLAANGVTDMFGIMGSAFMDAMDIFAPAGIRLIPVVHEQGAGHMADGYARVSGRHGVVIGQNGPGISNCVTAIAAAYWAHSPVVVVTPEAGTMGIGLGGFQEAKQLPMFQEFTKYQGHVTHPARMAEFTARCFDRAMSEMGPTQLNIPRDYFYGQIKAEIPQPQRLDRGAGGDQRLNEAADLIAQAKFPVIISGGGVVMADAIDECKALAERLGAPVVNSYLHNDSFPARHPLWCGPLGYQGSKAAMKLLAQADLVIALGSRLGPFGTLPQHGLEYWPQNAKIIQIDADHKMLGLVKKISVGICGDAKATAIALTERLKGRTLTSDATREARASQIAAEKAAWEKELDEWTHERDPFSLDMIEEQKNERTPTGGQYLHPRQVLRELEKAMPEDVMVSTDIGNINSIANSYLRFNRPRSFFAAMSWGNCGYAFPTIIGAKVAAPHRPAVSYAGDGAWGMSLMETLTCVRHNIPVTAVVFHNRQWGAEKKNQVDFYNRRFVAGELDSPSFAGIAKAMGAEGIVVDRLEDVGPALKKAIDMQMNHGKTTIVEIMCTRELGDPFRRDALSKPVRLLDKYKDYV
- a CDS encoding acyltransferase family protein produces the protein MRNRYEIIDALRFILAAWVAIGHLGHFPIFGKQAIGATGAIHSLDRFTHTLIWGLPAVMAFFVISGFCIHTPFRRPGKIPILRFYLRRYIRVLAPVVVTVLLMSHLFPEMHILGSDSILWKSMLWSLVCEEIYYAVYPVLRAIRFKVGWWPVMGVTIATSIVLSDVYHRAPEWSDIGPVATALILFPVWISGCILAEKAHALKPLESAWTIWSWRMAAWLTMWVSEFLLFHVGVSKVVSMMYVGGVAYFWIRAEIAYHKDRAASPVLAAAGAFSYSLYLVHPSVLEGVKRYVPAVDEYTRSGWLFTAILTLVYAYIFYLLIEAPSHRLAKGVKLSPVKPAVVTKELV